A stretch of the Bacteroidales bacterium genome encodes the following:
- a CDS encoding T9SS type A sorting domain-containing protein, with translation MKTKILFLVLITVNFAFNTVFGQTNERYWVADDTDNCNNDGIAEQNETIKISLLNSTGTTFEKNTIHSFTKNDKDYDLVPDEIEYQALKDLYDSTNGENWNNNTNWLQGNTSADFATWYGLTVSNGDVTRIYIVSNNLDGNIPTGIGNLSSLTSLSIQSNNLSGQIPNTIGLLTNLATIQAGNNKLTSIPPEIGNLTNLSTLQLEGNKISGEIPSSIGNLTKLVRLFLNQNQLTGNIPSEIGNLTALQQLYLYLNQLSGDIPTEIGNLSSLTQLSIQANNLSGPIPNTIGLLTNLTTFQASTNKLTSIPPEIGNLTSLTTLELVNNQIGGEIPSSIGNLTKLVRLYLHQNQLTGNIPPEIGNLTALPQLYLYSNQLSGNIPTEIGNLSNLTSLRIENNQLTGEIPSSIGNLSKLTYLNLYHNQLSGSIPVSIGNLNSLRELHLEDNQLNGELPNSIGGMTSLINCYLQLNQLSGPIPDGLGGMVQLERLWLYNNQFTSIPETIGNLSNLTNLRIENNQLTGEIPSSIGNLSKLTYLSLYHNQLSGSIPTGIGNLNLLIELHLEDNQLNGELPNSIGGMTSLKKCYLQLNQLSGPIPDGLGDMVQLERLWLYNNQFTSIPNIIGNLSNLTNLNIKDNQLTGEIPSSICNLSKLTYLSLYGNQLNSCPELNLPNLYYLYINSNNLSFDDILPNLGYPTVLYSPQAKVGNADTVYLSTGDNIIIDLEIDNELTDNEYIWYKDGTQIEISNFNTFTKNNISEEDAGIYTCVITNPGVSGLTLFSEPVLIIVNDNRYWISDITENWDEPMNWSIESGGTPGASVPGINCIVIYDENGTGDCNIIGNNSIKDLTINTGYSGIIELNNSELTITNNININDSVTFQNGTIVFIGNTFQSTNANYDCEIITECSIVNFIDNTFLKRVKIQLSSISYFSENIFEKTLELINTGLGTLANLSYQIPDIYNDSIILSAPNNGIINFGYDCDLITVSGNLKIINNPSNVTFYSKVVLNGTTSQNITCLSPDFLNISVLELSNSNNIVLESNLSINDSLIFTNGKINIPSIDNYLKFTDNAVYTGVDNNKYVIGSVTKTGDDAFTFPLGKDGRYMPISISAPANTDAGFTAKYIYEDPILYDPNSFEAPLELINNCEYWTLSRDAGTDNVFVSLIWDESSCIFISDPTCASVALWDENNSIWTDKGNSFCEINGDDGTVTSLFELDTYGIFTVGSYCQPCFAQDNTDFQQITDEQIVDEYTVWQGKYYIARNTIIQVINDATLDLTNVDIVFDDGAGIDFSGSSNIVANNSVFRTCSELATWRGFKFTENSNGSVNGCLFINSEIAVEIEASDIGVEIINSEFFNCHICIYLHDISEYLSSITGNIFRMSDEHPEYINLLGEPDNTFFGVQLDNATISSTISLNNFVNSSINPEYIDGEPVHKYHGIYSRNSEFIASSNKFTNYYRSFDIDGIAGCSIENNDIEYTNDSYIYDDNPSYPIVPVRITGSGSCLPVLVQNNSIQYNNTINPHNGSKIRGIYIERKNVLIINNHIVGFSNGIFINNSKFIDIWGNEIENSNWTGIFMRNSKKQVNISGNKIYGGNINANGTYNFGKFGIYFVLKNDNNYNNESVIISDNCIFDTKRALRFKAIDNDENALLCEFPVIRNNFMYNYSSYGIYNNGFQGTIGKNTSNPDDWGLNSFISNDLSQGTVYDVYTQEGSIDLNYNSFIAVVSPNVKLKHCSDKYQSTTSCGGESHTKSIKLSSAFIREFIENNYPLKYENGIYDFDEDGLDYINNIDEDEKLEQTLFILKVLNNCGNNIEADNFYQKIINSEIFTDNNEKWLSYYRMIEQEKYENAYSVINSIYPSQLYETDWKNIELIGINLLLNNQDIKELSLEELTQLDEIDNNDGLFSFVARDMLQASIGNHDYKFAESYLTEETENESEGRRINLSNDIFEIYPNPANDHLKFVFYLEDITNVAVKIYNIYGKLILEENLLYNGGETKIGLEKLTPGIYMIVISDSKNAIHTSKFIKQ, from the coding sequence ATGAAAACAAAAATTTTATTTTTAGTACTAATAACCGTTAATTTTGCTTTTAATACTGTTTTTGGACAAACCAATGAAAGATATTGGGTAGCTGATGATACAGACAACTGTAATAATGATGGTATTGCAGAACAAAATGAAACAATAAAAATTTCATTATTAAATTCAACTGGTACAACTTTTGAAAAAAACACCATTCATTCTTTTACAAAAAATGATAAAGATTATGATTTAGTACCAGATGAAATTGAATACCAAGCTTTAAAAGATTTATATGATAGCACAAATGGTGAAAACTGGAATAATAATACAAACTGGTTGCAAGGAAATACCAGTGCAGATTTTGCAACATGGTACGGCTTAACTGTTTCTAATGGTGATGTAACAAGAATATATATTGTTTCCAACAATTTAGATGGAAATATTCCAACTGGGATAGGAAATTTAAGTAGTCTAACATCATTAAGTATTCAAAGTAATAATTTATCAGGCCAGATTCCAAATACAATAGGTCTATTAACTAATTTAGCGACTATTCAAGCAGGAAATAATAAATTAACATCAATCCCCCCAGAAATTGGTAATTTGACAAATTTATCAACTTTACAATTGGAAGGGAATAAGATAAGTGGAGAAATTCCTTCATCTATTGGTAATTTAACTAAATTAGTAAGATTATTTTTAAATCAGAATCAACTTACAGGCAATATTCCTTCGGAAATTGGTAATCTGACCGCTTTACAGCAATTATATTTATATTTAAACCAGTTATCAGGTGATATTCCAACTGAGATAGGAAATTTAAGTAGTTTAACACAATTAAGTATTCAAGCTAATAATTTATCAGGCCCGATTCCAAATACAATAGGTCTATTAACCAATTTAACAACTTTTCAGGCTTCAACTAATAAATTAACATCAATACCCCCGGAAATTGGTAATCTGACAAGTTTAACAACTTTAGAACTGGTAAATAATCAGATAGGTGGAGAAATTCCTTCATCTATTGGTAATTTAACTAAATTAGTAAGGTTATATTTACATCAGAATCAACTTACAGGTAATATTCCCCCGGAAATTGGTAATCTGACAGCTTTACCGCAATTATATCTATATTCAAACCAATTATCAGGTAATATTCCAACTGAGATAGGAAATTTAAGTAATTTAACAAGCCTGCGAATAGAAAATAATCAACTAACCGGAGAAATACCATCAAGTATAGGCAATCTAAGTAAATTAACTTATTTAAATTTATATCATAATCAGTTAAGTGGTTCTATTCCTGTAAGTATAGGAAATCTAAATTCATTAAGAGAACTTCATTTAGAGGATAATCAATTAAATGGAGAACTGCCAAATTCTATTGGTGGAATGACAAGCCTGATAAATTGTTATTTACAACTGAATCAATTAAGTGGACCCATTCCTGATGGACTAGGAGGTATGGTGCAATTAGAAAGATTATGGCTATATAATAATCAATTCACTTCAATACCCGAAACAATAGGTAATTTGAGTAATTTAACAAACCTGCGAATAGAAAACAATCAATTAACAGGAGAAATACCATCAAGTATAGGCAATCTAAGTAAATTAACTTATTTAAGTTTATATCATAACCAGTTAAGCGGTTCTATTCCTACAGGTATAGGAAATCTAAATTTATTGATAGAACTTCATTTAGAGGACAATCAATTAAATGGAGAACTGCCAAATTCTATTGGTGGAATGACAAGCCTGAAAAAATGTTATTTACAACTGAATCAATTAAGCGGACCTATCCCTGATGGACTAGGAGATATGGTGCAATTAGAAAGATTATGGTTATATAATAATCAATTTACTTCAATACCAAATATAATAGGTAATTTAAGTAATCTTACAAATTTAAATATTAAAGATAATCAATTAACTGGAGAAATACCATCAAGTATATGCAATTTAAGTAAATTAACTTATTTAAGTTTATATGGTAACCAGTTAAATAGTTGTCCTGAGTTAAATCTCCCTAATCTTTATTATCTTTATATTAATTCTAACAATCTTTCTTTCGATGATATATTGCCGAATCTTGGTTATCCTACAGTATTATATTCTCCGCAGGCAAAAGTGGGAAATGCCGATACTGTTTATTTATCAACGGGAGATAACATAATTATTGATTTGGAAATTGATAATGAACTTACAGATAATGAATATATATGGTATAAAGATGGAACACAAATTGAAATATCAAATTTTAATACTTTTACAAAAAATAATATATCTGAAGAAGATGCAGGAATTTATACATGTGTAATAACCAACCCTGGTGTATCAGGTTTAACTTTGTTTAGCGAACCTGTGCTTATTATTGTAAATGATAACAGGTATTGGATATCTGATATAACAGAAAATTGGGATGAGCCTATGAATTGGTCAATTGAAAGTGGTGGTACTCCCGGTGCTTCTGTTCCGGGAATAAATTGTATTGTTATTTATGATGAGAATGGTACAGGAGATTGTAATATCATTGGCAATAATTCAATTAAGGATTTAACGATTAACACCGGATATTCAGGAATAATTGAATTAAATAATTCTGAGCTTACTATAACAAATAATATTAACATTAATGATAGTGTAACTTTTCAAAATGGAACAATAGTTTTTATTGGAAATACTTTTCAAAGTACAAATGCAAACTATGATTGTGAAATAATTACTGAATGTTCAATTGTAAATTTTATAGATAATACATTTCTTAAAAGAGTTAAAATCCAACTTTCAAGTATTAGTTATTTCAGTGAAAACATATTTGAAAAGACATTAGAACTTATCAATACAGGTTTGGGTACGTTAGCAAACTTATCCTATCAAATTCCGGATATTTATAATGACAGTATCATTTTAAGTGCGCCAAATAATGGTATAATTAATTTTGGCTATGATTGTGATTTAATAACCGTTAGTGGAAATCTAAAAATTATAAATAATCCTTCTAATGTTACATTTTATTCCAAAGTAGTTTTAAACGGTACAACAAGCCAAAATATAACTTGCCTAAGTCCTGATTTTCTTAATATTTCTGTTCTGGAATTATCTAATTCCAACAACATAGTATTAGAAAGCAATTTAAGCATAAACGATAGTTTAATTTTTACAAATGGAAAAATAAATATCCCTTCTATTGATAATTATTTAAAATTTACTGATAATGCAGTTTATACAGGTGTTGATAATAATAAATATGTTATAGGTTCAGTTACCAAAACAGGTGATGATGCTTTCACTTTCCCGCTTGGCAAAGATGGTAGATACATGCCAATTTCAATTTCAGCACCTGCAAATACAGATGCTGGCTTTACGGCAAAATACATTTATGAAGACCCTATTCTGTATGACCCAAATTCATTTGAAGCTCCCCTTGAGTTAATAAACAATTGCGAATACTGGACATTATCAAGAGATGCAGGCACAGATAATGTATTTGTCAGTCTGATATGGGATGAGAGTTCCTGTATTTTTATTAGTGATCCAACTTGCGCAAGTGTAGCTTTATGGGATGAAAATAATTCCATTTGGACAGATAAAGGTAACAGTTTTTGCGAAATAAACGGAGATGATGGTACAGTTACCAGTTTGTTTGAGTTAGATACTTATGGAATATTTACTGTTGGTTCATATTGTCAGCCCTGTTTTGCACAGGACAATACTGATTTTCAGCAAATTACAGACGAACAAATTGTTGATGAATATACAGTTTGGCAAGGAAAATATTACATAGCAAGAAATACTATTATCCAAGTTATTAACGATGCAACACTTGATTTAACAAATGTAGATATTGTTTTTGACGATGGGGCAGGAATAGATTTCAGTGGCAGTTCAAATATCGTGGCAAACAATTCGGTTTTCCGCACATGTAGTGAATTAGCCACATGGCGTGGGTTTAAATTTACAGAAAACAGCAATGGCTCTGTTAATGGATGTTTATTTATAAATTCAGAAATTGCTGTTGAAATTGAAGCTTCAGATATAGGCGTTGAAATAATCAATTCAGAATTTTTTAATTGCCATATTTGTATTTATTTGCATGATATTAGCGAATATCTTTCAAGTATTACAGGAAATATCTTTCGTATGAGTGATGAGCATCCTGAATATATAAATTTGCTTGGTGAGCCGGACAACACGTTTTTTGGGGTTCAATTAGACAATGCAACCATAAGCAGCACTATCAGTTTAAATAATTTTGTAAATTCTTCAATCAATCCCGAATATATTGATGGTGAGCCTGTGCATAAATATCACGGTATTTACAGTAGAAACAGCGAATTTATTGCATCGTCCAATAAATTTACCAATTATTATCGCTCTTTTGATATAGATGGAATTGCAGGATGTAGTATCGAAAATAATGATATTGAATATACAAATGACAGTTATATTTATGACGACAATCCTTCATATCCGATAGTTCCTGTGCGAATTACCGGCAGTGGTTCATGTCTTCCTGTTCTTGTGCAAAACAATTCAATTCAATATAATAATACTATTAATCCGCACAATGGTTCAAAAATAAGGGGAATATATATTGAGCGGAAAAATGTTCTAATAATAAACAACCATATAGTCGGTTTTAGCAATGGTATTTTTATAAATAATAGCAAATTCATTGATATCTGGGGAAATGAAATTGAAAATTCTAACTGGACAGGAATCTTTATGCGAAATTCAAAAAAACAGGTAAATATTTCAGGTAATAAAATATACGGAGGAAACATAAATGCTAATGGTACATATAATTTTGGCAAATTCGGGATTTATTTTGTCTTAAAAAATGATAATAATTATAATAATGAATCTGTAATAATATCAGATAATTGTATTTTTGATACTAAAAGAGCTTTACGCTTTAAAGCTATTGATAATGACGAAAATGCGTTATTATGTGAATTTCCTGTAATTAGGAATAATTTCATGTATAATTATTCTTCTTATGGTATTTATAACAATGGCTTTCAGGGAACAATAGGCAAAAACACTTCGAATCCTGATGATTGGGGGCTGAACTCGTTTATTAGTAATGACCTCAGCCAGGGAACAGTATATGATGTTTATACCCAGGAAGGTTCAATTGATTTAAATTATAATTCTTTTATTGCAGTTGTATCTCCAAATGTTAAACTAAAGCACTGTTCAGACAAATACCAATCAACTACAAGTTGTGGTGGGGAAAGTCATACAAAAAGTATTAAACTTAGTTCTGCTTTTATCAGGGAATTTATCGAAAACAATTATCCATTAAAATACGAAAATGGCATATACGATTTTGATGAAGACGGGTTAGATTATATTAATAACATAGATGAAGATGAAAAGTTAGAACAAACATTATTCATACTTAAGGTTTTGAATAATTGTGGAAATAATATTGAGGCAGATAATTTTTATCAAAAAATTATAAATTCAGAGATTTTTACAGATAACAATGAAAAGTGGTTGTCATATTACCGGATGATTGAGCAGGAAAAATATGAAAATGCATATTCTGTTATCAACAGTATTTATCCTT
- a CDS encoding class I SAM-dependent methyltransferase gives MKYTFRIVDKCNMCGSTSFKIMGKRLNKSQGKNPRKKTGITTTILKCKNCGLIFPNPLPIPENIEQHYGINPEQYWKESYFKIDKNYFKSQINTFYKLYNALDNNITALDIGAGIGKCMISLENSNIIAYGIEPSEQFYEFAISKMNISRNKIKNESIENADFKNIQFDFISFGAVLEHLINPSHAIKKAINWLKPNGLIYIEAPSSKWLTNKIFNLFYKIQGLDYVANISPMHLPFHLYEFGLDSFNINGVLNGYKTEFYKYHVASTFLPKIIGPIIKPIMKKTNTGLQLEIWLRKS, from the coding sequence ATGAAATACACATTTAGAATAGTTGATAAATGTAATATGTGTGGTTCAACCTCATTTAAAATAATGGGTAAAAGACTAAACAAATCACAAGGAAAAAATCCGAGAAAAAAAACAGGTATTACTACAACTATTTTAAAATGTAAAAATTGTGGGCTAATATTCCCAAATCCTTTGCCAATTCCTGAGAATATAGAACAACATTACGGAATAAATCCGGAACAATATTGGAAAGAATCATATTTTAAAATAGATAAAAATTATTTTAAATCTCAAATTAATACTTTTTATAAATTATATAATGCCTTAGACAATAATATAACCGCTCTAGATATTGGCGCAGGAATTGGTAAATGCATGATTTCATTAGAGAATTCAAATATCATTGCATATGGAATTGAACCGTCAGAACAATTTTATGAATTTGCTATTTCGAAAATGAACATTTCGCGTAATAAAATTAAAAATGAATCAATTGAAAATGCTGATTTTAAAAATATTCAATTTGATTTTATTTCATTTGGAGCAGTATTGGAGCATCTTATAAATCCTTCACACGCTATAAAAAAAGCAATTAATTGGTTAAAGCCTAATGGATTAATCTATATTGAGGCTCCTTCTTCAAAATGGCTTACTAATAAAATATTCAACTTGTTTTATAAAATACAAGGTCTTGATTATGTTGCAAATATAAGCCCAATGCATCTGCCTTTTCATCTATATGAATTTGGATTAGATTCGTTTAATATTAATGGAGTTTTAAATGGATATAAAACTGAATTTTACAAATATCATGTAGCATCAACCTTTTTACCAAAGATAATTGGCCCTATTATAAAACCTATTATGAAAAAAACAAATACGGGTTTGCAACTTGAAATTTGGTTAAGAAAATCGTGA
- a CDS encoding AAA family ATPase: MKFYNRKNELKILSEIKKRSIKTSQMTVIVGRRRVGKTRLILKSFENEKFLYFFVTKKNEKLLCEEFLEEVKNKLDIKIFGEINKFKDIFSLLIEASKTKNFTLVIDEFQEFNYINQDIYSEMQNIWDRNKEQTKLNLILSGSIYSLMKKIFENLKEPLFGRANERIHLKPFDVITLKEILKDNKADFNNKDLLAFFILTGGVAKYVELFIDKKALTFDAILNEIFRANSYFFDEGKNVLIEEFGKEYLTYFSILTLIASSKTSRTDIESILDKNIGGYLDRLENEYSIIKKIKPVFAKQGSRTVKYVIVDNFLNFWFRFIHKYRSAIEIGNYDYVKNIVKRDFNVYSGRFLEKYFVEKLSLSKKFSLIGNYWEKGNKNEIDIVAVNQIEKKVFLAEIKLNKDKISIPLLKEKSEKIVSKFKNYAIEYKGLSINDM, from the coding sequence ATGAAATTTTATAACAGGAAAAACGAATTAAAAATATTATCGGAAATTAAAAAAAGGTCAATAAAAACATCGCAAATGACTGTAATAGTTGGAAGAAGGCGTGTTGGAAAAACCCGACTAATACTTAAATCATTCGAAAATGAAAAATTTCTATATTTTTTTGTTACAAAAAAGAATGAAAAACTTCTTTGCGAAGAGTTTTTAGAAGAAGTAAAAAATAAACTTGACATAAAAATATTTGGAGAAATAAATAAATTTAAAGATATATTTTCACTACTTATTGAAGCCTCCAAAACAAAAAATTTCACATTAGTAATTGATGAGTTTCAGGAATTCAATTATATAAATCAAGACATTTATAGCGAAATGCAAAATATTTGGGACAGAAACAAGGAGCAAACTAAACTAAATTTAATTTTAAGTGGTTCAATTTATTCATTAATGAAAAAGATTTTTGAAAACCTAAAAGAACCTTTATTTGGCAGGGCTAACGAACGCATTCATTTAAAACCATTTGATGTTATAACACTAAAAGAAATATTAAAAGATAATAAAGCTGATTTTAACAATAAGGATTTGCTTGCTTTCTTCATTTTAACAGGAGGTGTTGCAAAATATGTCGAGCTTTTTATTGATAAAAAGGCATTAACTTTTGATGCTATACTTAATGAAATTTTTCGTGCAAATTCTTATTTTTTTGATGAAGGTAAAAATGTTTTGATCGAAGAATTTGGCAAGGAATATTTAACTTATTTCTCCATTTTAACACTAATAGCATCTTCAAAAACATCACGAACTGATATTGAATCTATTCTTGATAAAAATATAGGTGGCTATCTTGATAGACTTGAAAATGAATATAGTATAATTAAAAAAATTAAACCTGTTTTTGCAAAACAGGGTAGCAGAACTGTTAAATATGTAATTGTAGATAACTTTTTAAATTTTTGGTTCCGTTTTATTCATAAATATCGCAGTGCAATAGAAATTGGCAACTATGATTATGTTAAGAACATTGTAAAACGCGACTTTAATGTGTATAGCGGTCGTTTTCTTGAAAAATATTTTGTGGAAAAATTATCACTCTCAAAAAAATTCTCTTTAATTGGTAATTACTGGGAAAAAGGTAATAAAAATGAAATTGATATTGTTGCTGTAAATCAAATTGAAAAGAAAGTTTTTTTGGCAGAAATAAAATTGAATAAAGACAAAATTTCTATTCCCTTGCTAAAAGAAAAATCAGAAAAGATAGTTTCTAAATTTAAAAATTACGCTATTGAATATAAGGGATTATCTATTAATGATATGTAG
- a CDS encoding ABC transporter permease produces MNVEYIIKPQKGISLNLKEIWDYRELFYFFTWRDIKVKYKQTVLGFLWAILQPFLTMIIFTVFFGKLLGVPSDGIPYPIFAYSGLIIWNVFSGGLANSGNSMVSNANIIKKIYFPRLIIPMSAILVAVFDFLMAFVVFIGLMIYYEIPFHFIELITFIPASLILTIITVFGMGSFLAALNVKYRDFRYIIPFLIQSLMFLTPVIYPVSIIPYTWAKYVIAVNPMSGAVNLIRGAIINKPIEINMLIISCISAVILFFIGLLYFRKTERYFADIA; encoded by the coding sequence ATGAATGTTGAATATATAATTAAACCACAAAAAGGAATATCTCTTAATCTCAAAGAAATTTGGGATTATCGTGAATTGTTTTACTTTTTTACATGGCGTGATATTAAAGTTAAATACAAACAAACTGTACTGGGATTTTTATGGGCAATTTTACAGCCATTCCTTACAATGATAATTTTTACTGTGTTTTTTGGGAAATTACTTGGTGTACCTTCTGATGGAATTCCTTATCCTATATTTGCATATTCCGGGCTGATTATTTGGAATGTTTTCTCAGGCGGACTTGCAAATTCAGGTAACAGTATGGTTAGTAATGCAAACATTATTAAAAAGATATATTTTCCCCGTTTAATAATTCCAATGTCAGCTATACTTGTTGCAGTATTTGATTTTTTAATGGCATTTGTTGTTTTTATTGGTTTAATGATTTATTACGAAATTCCATTTCATTTTATTGAATTAATTACTTTTATTCCTGCATCACTAATATTAACAATTATTACTGTTTTTGGAATGGGAAGTTTTTTAGCTGCTCTAAATGTAAAATACAGAGATTTCAGATATATTATTCCTTTTCTTATTCAATCATTGATGTTTCTTACACCAGTTATTTATCCGGTATCAATAATACCTTATACATGGGCAAAATATGTAATTGCCGTTAATCCAATGTCCGGTGCAGTTAATTTAATCAGAGGAGCCATTATTAACAAACCAATAGAAATAAACATGTTGATAATAAGTTGTATTTCGGCAGTTATTTTATTTTTTATCGGATTATTATATTTTAGAAAAACAGAAAGATATTTTGCAGATATTGCGTAA
- a CDS encoding GxxExxY protein, translating to MERLNKLSYEIIGCAMKVHAGLGPGLLESTYEVCLEYELLQKGFKVERQKILPVIYNSIKLEVGYRIDLMVEDSIIVELKSVRETTPIDEAQLMTYLKLSGKKLGLLINFNVKVLKDGIMRRVM from the coding sequence ATGGAAAGACTAAACAAACTATCTTATGAAATTATTGGCTGCGCAATGAAGGTTCATGCCGGATTGGGTCCCGGATTACTAGAAAGCACTTATGAGGTTTGTCTTGAATATGAACTATTGCAAAAAGGTTTTAAAGTAGAACGTCAAAAAATTCTTCCTGTTATTTATAATTCTATTAAATTAGAGGTCGGATACAGAATTGATTTGATGGTTGAGGATAGTATTATTGTAGAGTTGAAATCGGTACGCGAAACTACTCCAATTGATGAAGCACAATTAATGACTTATCTGAAACTATCGGGTAAAAAACTCGGGTTATTGATAAACTTTAATGTAAAAGTGCTGAAAGACGGAATAATGCGTAGGGTAATGTAA
- a CDS encoding ABC transporter ATP-binding protein — protein MKPILEIQNISKKFRIRGQVSPYLTLRESLMSIGKKSIIRKDEFWALKDINFNVYPGDSIGIIGRNGAGKSTLLKILSRITPPTKGQIICRGRVASLLEVGTGFHMELTGRENIFLNGSILGLRKEEIKAKFDEIIDFSGVEKFLDTPLKHYSSGMQLRLAFAVAAHLEPEILVIDEVLAVGDAEFQKKCLNKMDEVTKQGRTVLFVSHNMAAVKNLCSKGVLLNEGKVIKNDKINFVIDYYLKDILPSLYKHSALINRTDRTGTGLVKFTDFRVEDLNGNILNVVMSGTTIKLIFSYQCADTQKANNVDVGFSLHTHAGDTLAVNYCSYYNKNYNNLIEKGEFIFIINNLHLSKGIYKIGARIVVNNEEADWPRNFVAELNIEDGDYYKTGKSGFVNAPVLIEGKWL, from the coding sequence ATGAAACCAATACTCGAAATACAAAACATATCAAAAAAATTTCGCATACGCGGACAAGTATCCCCTTATCTTACTTTGCGGGAAAGCCTTATGTCTATTGGTAAAAAAAGCATTATTAGAAAAGATGAATTTTGGGCATTAAAAGACATAAATTTTAATGTTTATCCCGGAGATTCTATTGGAATTATTGGCAGAAACGGAGCAGGAAAATCAACTCTTTTAAAAATTCTTTCACGAATAACACCCCCCACAAAAGGACAAATAATATGTCGTGGCAGAGTTGCCAGTCTGCTTGAAGTAGGAACAGGTTTTCACATGGAACTAACAGGCAGAGAAAACATTTTTCTGAATGGTTCGATTCTTGGATTAAGAAAAGAAGAAATAAAAGCTAAATTTGATGAAATAATTGATTTTTCAGGTGTTGAAAAATTTCTCGACACTCCGCTTAAGCATTATTCCAGCGGAATGCAATTGCGATTAGCTTTTGCGGTTGCTGCACATCTTGAACCCGAAATTTTGGTAATTGATGAAGTACTGGCTGTGGGAGATGCCGAATTTCAAAAAAAATGCCTTAATAAAATGGATGAAGTTACCAAACAGGGACGAACTGTTTTGTTTGTTAGTCATAATATGGCAGCGGTAAAAAATTTATGTAGCAAAGGTGTTTTGCTTAATGAGGGTAAAGTAATTAAAAACGACAAAATTAATTTTGTAATTGATTATTACTTAAAAGATATTTTACCTTCTCTATACAAACATTCAGCATTAATAAACAGAACTGACAGAACAGGAACAGGATTAGTTAAATTTACTGATTTTAGGGTTGAAGATTTGAATGGAAATATTTTAAATGTTGTAATGTCAGGAACAACAATCAAATTAATTTTTTCTTATCAATGTGCAGATACACAAAAAGCAAATAATGTTGATGTGGGATTTTCGTTACACACACATGCAGGAGATACTTTAGCTGTTAATTACTGCTCATATTACAATAAAAATTATAATAATTTAATAGAAAAAGGTGAATTTATTTTCATTATTAATAATTTGCATCTTTCAAAAGGAATATATAAAATTGGTGCAAGAATAGTTGTAAATAATGAAGAGGCTGATTGGCCAAGAAATTTCGTTGCTGAATTAAACATTGAAGACGGAGATTATTATAAAACAGGCAAATCGGGATTTGTAAATGCCCCCGTATTAATTGAGGGAAAATGGTTATAA
- a CDS encoding FkbM family methyltransferase: MNKNFIRKIIPKRLKEFINRTEFSKYQNLPSYSVNGEDLLLYSYLKDIKKGFYVDIGAHHPFRFSNTFLFYQLGWSGINIDALPGSMTLFNKFRNRDINLEIGISSKKEILTYYQFEENAYNTFSKEFANKYIKNNIKLVEKHSITTYPLKDILDKYLNTFEITFLCIDVEGLDLAILQSNNWDKYKPKYIFVEENNVELFKIENNSIVNFLKEKKYELLSVYKNNLFFKLII, encoded by the coding sequence ATGAACAAAAATTTTATTAGAAAAATAATTCCAAAACGACTAAAAGAATTTATTAACAGGACAGAATTTTCAAAATATCAAAACCTGCCGTCATATTCTGTTAATGGTGAAGACTTGTTGTTATACTCATATTTAAAAGATATTAAAAAAGGTTTTTATGTTGATATAGGGGCACATCATCCTTTCAGGTTTTCAAATACATTTTTATTTTATCAACTTGGCTGGTCTGGAATAAATATTGATGCATTACCGGGAAGCATGACCTTGTTTAACAAATTTAGAAATAGAGATATAAATCTTGAAATTGGTATTTCAAGTAAAAAAGAAATCTTAACTTATTATCAATTTGAAGAAAATGCTTATAACACATTTAGTAAAGAATTTGCTAATAAATATATAAAGAATAATATTAAGTTAGTTGAAAAGCATTCAATTACTACCTATCCTTTAAAAGATATATTGGATAAGTATTTAAACACTTTTGAAATAACTTTTTTATGTATTGATGTAGAAGGTTTAGACCTTGCAATATTACAATCTAATAATTGGGATAAGTATAAACCTAAATACATTTTTGTTGAGGAAAATAATGTTGAATTATTTAAAATTGAAAACAATTCTATTGTAAATTTTCTGAAAGAAAAAAAATATGAATTATTATCTGTTTATAAAAACAATCTATTTTTTAAATTAATAATATAA